In a single window of the Salmo trutta chromosome 23, fSalTru1.1, whole genome shotgun sequence genome:
- the LOC115159728 gene encoding angiogenic factor with G patch and FHA domains 1 isoform X1, with product MVITRCLCSTYRLIFLAERKEGVRPSEENKRIAGSMATNGEKASGGEEGSDSEVAELRQKVESLKQELKSCTKELTKLQKRLTKSERLQKSTESYNEDLRKQVNKLSAEIHERKKKAKERAEAETQTEEYTWSETDYYNYYYGGGYYQGDGVATDTQRTVTPEGQEATDASEMTATESTTDTATDMTTDTATARITEVSVEGGIAAAQPEEVDTGSIADMLRATAEQAMTQTGFVFDETTGMYYDHSTGFYYDSASQLYYDNNTGMYYYYDAESGKYQFHSRIEVPTVQPVSETSQVKKSLDKKGRKWKKVPERTSRQDDKGLVKKELDLNEWVERRIPKRGAGSRRQRGRSLTPDTPLQKKSSLKARQAKSAERSLKRKKRKDGLRSDDASSSRRRKKKKAKSDKLIKKKKAAKAASASRSDDSSGNNDPEEGEITESEGEWKSTSSSPPPTKYSSESEIDSQEVAEKVWPPCVRVTVVRSPVLQTGTLFIITADSPATIGREKDMNHAISISEMGVSKLHAEVYFDQDQQCYMLVDQGSQNGTVLNGNRILQPNAKCDPCPLTHGDEVKMGETVLSFHIHAGTDTCDGCEPGQVMAHLSKHQRNQPLQTGPAPTKEDKELLRQKELKQMKVKYGLKSTEYEEDKALRNPRYVDRAESRRQTVGSEGVFQRDDAPASVHIEISEVNKGRKMLEKMGWKKGEGLGKDGAGMKDPIQLKIRKSQSGFGAGAAVSVDEAGSLSRTKTQRNWEKARERFNDTCQTETPTVKKEQSPAPKPWVKGEVTD from the exons ATGGTGATTACAAGATGTTTATGTTCAACTTACAGGTTGATATTCTTGGCGGAGAGAAAGGAGGGCGTTCGTCCAAGCGAAGAAAACAAACGAATCG CCGGAAGTATGGCGACAAATGGAGAGAAGgcgagtggaggagaggaggggtcgGATTCCGAGGTGGCTGAGCTTCGCCAGAAAGTAGAGTCGCTAAAGCAAGAACTGAAAAGCTGCACAAAAGAACTGACCAAATTACAGAAACGACTGACCAAGTCTGAGAGGCTTCAGAAAAGCACAGAAAGCTACAATGAAGACTTGAGGAAACAG GTCAACAAGCTTAGTGCAGAGATTCATGAACGAAAGAAAAAGGCGAAAGAGAGAGCTGAAgctgagacacagacagaggaatATACCTGGTCAGAAACTG attattacaactactactatgGAGGAGGCTACTACCAGGGTGATGGTGTGGCTACAGACACCCAGAGGACCGTGACACCTGAGGGCCAGGAAGCCACTGATGCCTCAGAGATGACAGCTACAGAATCAACCACTGACACAGCTACAGACATGACGACAGACACAGCCACAGCGAGGATTACAGAGGTGTCTGTAGAGGGTGGTATTGCTGCCGCTCAACCAGAG GAAGTGGATACGGGCTCCATAGCTGACATGCTGAGAGCCACAGCTGAGCAGGCCATGACACAGACTGGCTTTGTGTTTGATGAGACCACAGGGATGTACTACGACCACAGCACTGGCTTTTACTACGACTCG GCCAGTCAGTTGTACTATGATAACAACACAGGGATGTACTACTACTACGATGCAGAGAGTGGCAAGTACCAGTTCCACTCCAGGATAGAGGTTCCTACTGTACAGCCTGTCTCAGAGACCAGCCAGGTGAAAAAGAGCCTAGACAAGAAAGGAAGGAAGTGGAAGAAAGTTCCAGAGAGAACCTCCCGTCAGGATGATAAG GGCCTTGTAAAGAAGGAGCTGGACCTTAATGAGTGGGTGGAGCGGCGAATCCCCAAGAGGGGCGCAGGCTCGCGCAGGCAGAGGGGCCGGTCTCTTACTCCAGACACTCCTCTGCAAAAAAAAAGCTCCTTGAAGGCTCGCCAGGCGAAGAGCGCCGAACGCTCgttgaagaggaagaagaggaaggacGGGTTGCGCTCCGATGATGCGAGCAGctcgaggaggaggaagaagaagaaggctAAATCAGATAAACTCATCAAGAAAAAGAAGGCAGCTAAAGCAGCGTCTGCGTCGCGGAGTGATGACTCGAGTGGGAACAATGATCCTGAGGAGGGGGAGATCACGGAGTCGGAGGGAGAATGGAAGTctacctcttcctcccctcctcccaccaAATACAGCTCAGAGTCAGAGATAGACAGTCAGGAAG TTGCTGAGAAGGTGTGGCCACCCTGTGTGAGGGTGACAGTGGTCAGATCTCCAGTGTTACAGACAGGAACACTCTTCATCATCACAGCTGACTCTCCAGCCACCATTGGCAG GGAGAAGGATATGAACCATGCCATTAGTATATCTGAAATGGGAGTCAGTAAG CTCCATGCAGAGGTGTACTTTGACCAGGACCAACAGTGCTACATGCTAGTGGACCAGGGAAGCCAGAACGGAACTGTCCTCAATGGCAACCGAATACTACAG CCCAATGCTAAGTGTGACCCTTGCCCTCTGACCCATGGGGATGAGGTGAAGATGGGAGAGACTGTTCTGTCCTTTCACATCCACGCAGGGACAGACACCTGTGACGGCTGTGAACCTGGACAGGTCATGGCTCACCTCAGCAAACACCAGAGGAACCAACCACTACAGACCG GTCCAGCTCCAACCAAAGAGGACAAGGAGCTGCTCCGACAAAAAGAACTGAAACAGATGAAGGTTAAATATGGCCTGAAG AGCACTGAGTATGAAGAGGATAAAGCCCTGAGGAACCCCAGGTATGTGGACCGGGCCGAGTCTCGCCGTCAGACCGTGGGCAGCGAGGGAGTCTTTCAACGGGATGACGCACCCGCCTCTGTACACAT TGAGATCAGTGAAGTCAACAAGGGAAGGAAGATGTTGGAGAAGATGGGCTGGAAGAAAGGAGAAGGCCTGGGCAAAGATGGAGCTGGAATGAAAGACCCG ATCCAGTTGAAGATCCGGAAGTCCCAGTCAGGCTTTGGGGCGGGAGCTGCTGTGTCGGTGGACGAGGCTGGGTCTCTGAGTAGGACCAAGACCCAGAGGAACTGGGAGAAGGCCAGGGAGCGGTTTAATGACACATGCCAGACAGAGACACCCACAGTCAAGAAGGAGCAGAGCCCAGCACCCAAACCCTGGGTTAAAGGAGAAGTGACTGATTGA
- the LOC115159728 gene encoding angiogenic factor with G patch and FHA domains 1 isoform X3 yields MVITRCLCSTYRLIFLAERKEGVRPSEENKRIAGSMATNGEKASGGEEGSDSEVAELRQKVESLKQELKSCTKELTKLQKRLTKSERLQKSTESYNEDLRKQVNKLSAEIHERKKKAKERAEAETQTEEYTWSETDYYNYYYGGGYYQGDGVATDTQRTVTPEGQEATDASEMTATESTTDTATDMTTDTATARITEVSVEGGIAAAQPEEVDTGSIADMLRATAEQAMTQTGFVFDETTGMYYDHSTGFYYDSASQLYYDNNTGMYYYYDAESGKYQFHSRIEVPTVQPVSETSQVKKSLDKKGRKWKKVPERTSRQDDKVEDVTNSLANMKISYFWNSASRRVAEKVWPPCVRVTVVRSPVLQTGTLFIITADSPATIGREKDMNHAISISEMGVSKLHAEVYFDQDQQCYMLVDQGSQNGTVLNGNRILQPNAKCDPCPLTHGDEVKMGETVLSFHIHAGTDTCDGCEPGQVMAHLSKHQRNQPLQTGPAPTKEDKELLRQKELKQMKVKYGLKSTEYEEDKALRNPRYVDRAESRRQTVGSEGVFQRDDAPASVHIEISEVNKGRKMLEKMGWKKGEGLGKDGAGMKDPIQLKIRKSQSGFGAGAAVSVDEAGSLSRTKTQRNWEKARERFNDTCQTETPTVKKEQSPAPKPWVKGEVTD; encoded by the exons ATGGTGATTACAAGATGTTTATGTTCAACTTACAGGTTGATATTCTTGGCGGAGAGAAAGGAGGGCGTTCGTCCAAGCGAAGAAAACAAACGAATCG CCGGAAGTATGGCGACAAATGGAGAGAAGgcgagtggaggagaggaggggtcgGATTCCGAGGTGGCTGAGCTTCGCCAGAAAGTAGAGTCGCTAAAGCAAGAACTGAAAAGCTGCACAAAAGAACTGACCAAATTACAGAAACGACTGACCAAGTCTGAGAGGCTTCAGAAAAGCACAGAAAGCTACAATGAAGACTTGAGGAAACAG GTCAACAAGCTTAGTGCAGAGATTCATGAACGAAAGAAAAAGGCGAAAGAGAGAGCTGAAgctgagacacagacagaggaatATACCTGGTCAGAAACTG attattacaactactactatgGAGGAGGCTACTACCAGGGTGATGGTGTGGCTACAGACACCCAGAGGACCGTGACACCTGAGGGCCAGGAAGCCACTGATGCCTCAGAGATGACAGCTACAGAATCAACCACTGACACAGCTACAGACATGACGACAGACACAGCCACAGCGAGGATTACAGAGGTGTCTGTAGAGGGTGGTATTGCTGCCGCTCAACCAGAG GAAGTGGATACGGGCTCCATAGCTGACATGCTGAGAGCCACAGCTGAGCAGGCCATGACACAGACTGGCTTTGTGTTTGATGAGACCACAGGGATGTACTACGACCACAGCACTGGCTTTTACTACGACTCG GCCAGTCAGTTGTACTATGATAACAACACAGGGATGTACTACTACTACGATGCAGAGAGTGGCAAGTACCAGTTCCACTCCAGGATAGAGGTTCCTACTGTACAGCCTGTCTCAGAGACCAGCCAGGTGAAAAAGAGCCTAGACAAGAAAGGAAGGAAGTGGAAGAAAGTTCCAGAGAGAACCTCCCGTCAGGATGATAAG GTAGAAGACGTGACTAACTCACTGGCTAACATGAAGATTTCCTATTTCTGGAACTCAGCTTCCCGTAGAG TTGCTGAGAAGGTGTGGCCACCCTGTGTGAGGGTGACAGTGGTCAGATCTCCAGTGTTACAGACAGGAACACTCTTCATCATCACAGCTGACTCTCCAGCCACCATTGGCAG GGAGAAGGATATGAACCATGCCATTAGTATATCTGAAATGGGAGTCAGTAAG CTCCATGCAGAGGTGTACTTTGACCAGGACCAACAGTGCTACATGCTAGTGGACCAGGGAAGCCAGAACGGAACTGTCCTCAATGGCAACCGAATACTACAG CCCAATGCTAAGTGTGACCCTTGCCCTCTGACCCATGGGGATGAGGTGAAGATGGGAGAGACTGTTCTGTCCTTTCACATCCACGCAGGGACAGACACCTGTGACGGCTGTGAACCTGGACAGGTCATGGCTCACCTCAGCAAACACCAGAGGAACCAACCACTACAGACCG GTCCAGCTCCAACCAAAGAGGACAAGGAGCTGCTCCGACAAAAAGAACTGAAACAGATGAAGGTTAAATATGGCCTGAAG AGCACTGAGTATGAAGAGGATAAAGCCCTGAGGAACCCCAGGTATGTGGACCGGGCCGAGTCTCGCCGTCAGACCGTGGGCAGCGAGGGAGTCTTTCAACGGGATGACGCACCCGCCTCTGTACACAT TGAGATCAGTGAAGTCAACAAGGGAAGGAAGATGTTGGAGAAGATGGGCTGGAAGAAAGGAGAAGGCCTGGGCAAAGATGGAGCTGGAATGAAAGACCCG ATCCAGTTGAAGATCCGGAAGTCCCAGTCAGGCTTTGGGGCGGGAGCTGCTGTGTCGGTGGACGAGGCTGGGTCTCTGAGTAGGACCAAGACCCAGAGGAACTGGGAGAAGGCCAGGGAGCGGTTTAATGACACATGCCAGACAGAGACACCCACAGTCAAGAAGGAGCAGAGCCCAGCACCCAAACCCTGGGTTAAAGGAGAAGTGACTGATTGA
- the LOC115159728 gene encoding angiogenic factor with G patch and FHA domains 1 isoform X2 produces MATNGEKASGGEEGSDSEVAELRQKVESLKQELKSCTKELTKLQKRLTKSERLQKSTESYNEDLRKQVNKLSAEIHERKKKAKERAEAETQTEEYTWSETDYYNYYYGGGYYQGDGVATDTQRTVTPEGQEATDASEMTATESTTDTATDMTTDTATARITEVSVEGGIAAAQPEEVDTGSIADMLRATAEQAMTQTGFVFDETTGMYYDHSTGFYYDSASQLYYDNNTGMYYYYDAESGKYQFHSRIEVPTVQPVSETSQVKKSLDKKGRKWKKVPERTSRQDDKGLVKKELDLNEWVERRIPKRGAGSRRQRGRSLTPDTPLQKKSSLKARQAKSAERSLKRKKRKDGLRSDDASSSRRRKKKKAKSDKLIKKKKAAKAASASRSDDSSGNNDPEEGEITESEGEWKSTSSSPPPTKYSSESEIDSQEVAEKVWPPCVRVTVVRSPVLQTGTLFIITADSPATIGREKDMNHAISISEMGVSKLHAEVYFDQDQQCYMLVDQGSQNGTVLNGNRILQPNAKCDPCPLTHGDEVKMGETVLSFHIHAGTDTCDGCEPGQVMAHLSKHQRNQPLQTGPAPTKEDKELLRQKELKQMKVKYGLKSTEYEEDKALRNPRYVDRAESRRQTVGSEGVFQRDDAPASVHIEISEVNKGRKMLEKMGWKKGEGLGKDGAGMKDPIQLKIRKSQSGFGAGAAVSVDEAGSLSRTKTQRNWEKARERFNDTCQTETPTVKKEQSPAPKPWVKGEVTD; encoded by the exons ATGGCGACAAATGGAGAGAAGgcgagtggaggagaggaggggtcgGATTCCGAGGTGGCTGAGCTTCGCCAGAAAGTAGAGTCGCTAAAGCAAGAACTGAAAAGCTGCACAAAAGAACTGACCAAATTACAGAAACGACTGACCAAGTCTGAGAGGCTTCAGAAAAGCACAGAAAGCTACAATGAAGACTTGAGGAAACAG GTCAACAAGCTTAGTGCAGAGATTCATGAACGAAAGAAAAAGGCGAAAGAGAGAGCTGAAgctgagacacagacagaggaatATACCTGGTCAGAAACTG attattacaactactactatgGAGGAGGCTACTACCAGGGTGATGGTGTGGCTACAGACACCCAGAGGACCGTGACACCTGAGGGCCAGGAAGCCACTGATGCCTCAGAGATGACAGCTACAGAATCAACCACTGACACAGCTACAGACATGACGACAGACACAGCCACAGCGAGGATTACAGAGGTGTCTGTAGAGGGTGGTATTGCTGCCGCTCAACCAGAG GAAGTGGATACGGGCTCCATAGCTGACATGCTGAGAGCCACAGCTGAGCAGGCCATGACACAGACTGGCTTTGTGTTTGATGAGACCACAGGGATGTACTACGACCACAGCACTGGCTTTTACTACGACTCG GCCAGTCAGTTGTACTATGATAACAACACAGGGATGTACTACTACTACGATGCAGAGAGTGGCAAGTACCAGTTCCACTCCAGGATAGAGGTTCCTACTGTACAGCCTGTCTCAGAGACCAGCCAGGTGAAAAAGAGCCTAGACAAGAAAGGAAGGAAGTGGAAGAAAGTTCCAGAGAGAACCTCCCGTCAGGATGATAAG GGCCTTGTAAAGAAGGAGCTGGACCTTAATGAGTGGGTGGAGCGGCGAATCCCCAAGAGGGGCGCAGGCTCGCGCAGGCAGAGGGGCCGGTCTCTTACTCCAGACACTCCTCTGCAAAAAAAAAGCTCCTTGAAGGCTCGCCAGGCGAAGAGCGCCGAACGCTCgttgaagaggaagaagaggaaggacGGGTTGCGCTCCGATGATGCGAGCAGctcgaggaggaggaagaagaagaaggctAAATCAGATAAACTCATCAAGAAAAAGAAGGCAGCTAAAGCAGCGTCTGCGTCGCGGAGTGATGACTCGAGTGGGAACAATGATCCTGAGGAGGGGGAGATCACGGAGTCGGAGGGAGAATGGAAGTctacctcttcctcccctcctcccaccaAATACAGCTCAGAGTCAGAGATAGACAGTCAGGAAG TTGCTGAGAAGGTGTGGCCACCCTGTGTGAGGGTGACAGTGGTCAGATCTCCAGTGTTACAGACAGGAACACTCTTCATCATCACAGCTGACTCTCCAGCCACCATTGGCAG GGAGAAGGATATGAACCATGCCATTAGTATATCTGAAATGGGAGTCAGTAAG CTCCATGCAGAGGTGTACTTTGACCAGGACCAACAGTGCTACATGCTAGTGGACCAGGGAAGCCAGAACGGAACTGTCCTCAATGGCAACCGAATACTACAG CCCAATGCTAAGTGTGACCCTTGCCCTCTGACCCATGGGGATGAGGTGAAGATGGGAGAGACTGTTCTGTCCTTTCACATCCACGCAGGGACAGACACCTGTGACGGCTGTGAACCTGGACAGGTCATGGCTCACCTCAGCAAACACCAGAGGAACCAACCACTACAGACCG GTCCAGCTCCAACCAAAGAGGACAAGGAGCTGCTCCGACAAAAAGAACTGAAACAGATGAAGGTTAAATATGGCCTGAAG AGCACTGAGTATGAAGAGGATAAAGCCCTGAGGAACCCCAGGTATGTGGACCGGGCCGAGTCTCGCCGTCAGACCGTGGGCAGCGAGGGAGTCTTTCAACGGGATGACGCACCCGCCTCTGTACACAT TGAGATCAGTGAAGTCAACAAGGGAAGGAAGATGTTGGAGAAGATGGGCTGGAAGAAAGGAGAAGGCCTGGGCAAAGATGGAGCTGGAATGAAAGACCCG ATCCAGTTGAAGATCCGGAAGTCCCAGTCAGGCTTTGGGGCGGGAGCTGCTGTGTCGGTGGACGAGGCTGGGTCTCTGAGTAGGACCAAGACCCAGAGGAACTGGGAGAAGGCCAGGGAGCGGTTTAATGACACATGCCAGACAGAGACACCCACAGTCAAGAAGGAGCAGAGCCCAGCACCCAAACCCTGGGTTAAAGGAGAAGTGACTGATTGA